From Streptosporangium album, the proteins below share one genomic window:
- a CDS encoding fumarate reductase/succinate dehydrogenase flavoprotein subunit, giving the protein MEIERHEYDVVVIGAGGAGLRAAIEARQQGKRTAIVCKSLFGKAHTVMAEGGAAAAMGNVNSDDNWMVHFRDTMRGGKFLNNWRMAELHAKEAPDRVWELEAWGALFDRTKDGKISQRNFGGHEYPRLAHVGDRTGLELIRTLQQRVVALQQEDEKLHGDAEAYIKVFQECTVTRLLKDEDAISGAFGYWRENGKLILFDAPAIVLATGGIGKSYVVTSNSWEYTGDGHALALLAGAKLINMEFIQFHPTGMVWPPSVRGILVTESVRGDGGVLKNSEGKRFMFDYIPEVFKDKYATTEEEGDRWYTDQANNRRPPELLPRDEVARAINSEVKAGRGSPQGGVYLDVSSRLPAAEIVRRLPSMHHQFKELADVDITSEPMQVGPTCHYIMGGVEVDADTGAADIPGLFAAGEVSGGMHGSNRLGGNSLSDLLVFGRRAGAGAASYVDGLAARPKISEESVERARAEALSPLDRPGENPYEVHHELQRTMNELVGIIRKAEEVTEALEAVEKLKERAQGVGAAGSRIYNPGWHLALDLRNMLLVSECVAKAALLRQESRGGHTRDDFPGMSPQWRRRILLCALSPDGSGVTVEEKIQPPMREDLITLFERDELKKYITEEELADFDALVKE; this is encoded by the coding sequence GTGGAAATCGAGCGTCACGAATACGACGTCGTCGTCATCGGCGCCGGCGGGGCAGGACTGCGGGCGGCCATCGAGGCCCGCCAGCAGGGCAAGCGGACGGCCATCGTCTGCAAATCGCTGTTCGGCAAGGCGCACACGGTCATGGCCGAGGGCGGCGCGGCCGCCGCCATGGGCAACGTCAACAGCGACGACAACTGGATGGTGCACTTCCGCGACACCATGCGCGGCGGCAAGTTCCTCAACAACTGGCGGATGGCCGAGCTGCACGCCAAGGAGGCCCCGGATCGGGTCTGGGAGCTGGAGGCGTGGGGCGCGCTGTTCGACCGCACCAAGGACGGCAAGATCAGCCAGCGTAACTTCGGCGGGCACGAGTACCCCCGGCTGGCCCACGTCGGCGACCGTACCGGCCTGGAGCTGATCCGCACCCTGCAGCAGCGTGTGGTCGCCCTCCAGCAGGAGGACGAGAAGCTGCACGGCGACGCCGAGGCATACATCAAGGTCTTCCAGGAATGTACGGTGACCCGCCTGCTGAAGGACGAGGACGCGATCTCCGGCGCCTTCGGCTACTGGCGGGAGAACGGCAAGCTGATCCTGTTCGACGCCCCCGCGATCGTGCTGGCCACCGGCGGCATCGGCAAGTCCTACGTGGTGACCTCCAACTCCTGGGAGTACACCGGCGACGGCCACGCGCTGGCGCTGCTGGCCGGGGCGAAGCTGATCAACATGGAGTTCATCCAGTTCCATCCCACCGGGATGGTCTGGCCCCCGTCGGTCCGCGGCATCCTCGTCACCGAGTCCGTCCGCGGCGACGGCGGGGTGCTGAAGAACTCCGAGGGCAAGCGCTTCATGTTCGACTACATCCCCGAGGTGTTCAAGGACAAGTACGCCACCACCGAGGAGGAGGGCGACCGCTGGTACACCGACCAGGCCAACAACCGCCGCCCCCCGGAGCTTCTCCCCCGTGACGAGGTGGCGCGGGCCATCAACTCCGAGGTGAAGGCCGGCCGCGGATCCCCGCAGGGCGGCGTCTACCTGGACGTCTCCTCCCGGCTCCCGGCCGCCGAGATCGTCCGGCGGCTGCCGTCGATGCACCACCAGTTCAAGGAGCTGGCCGACGTCGACATCACCTCCGAGCCCATGCAGGTCGGCCCGACCTGTCACTACATCATGGGCGGCGTCGAGGTGGACGCCGACACCGGCGCGGCGGACATCCCCGGTCTGTTCGCCGCCGGCGAGGTCTCCGGCGGGATGCACGGCTCCAACCGGCTCGGCGGCAACTCGCTGTCGGACCTGCTGGTGTTCGGCCGCCGGGCGGGCGCCGGAGCGGCCTCGTACGTGGACGGTCTCGCGGCCCGCCCGAAGATCTCCGAGGAGTCGGTGGAACGCGCGCGGGCCGAGGCGCTCTCCCCGCTGGACCGGCCGGGTGAGAACCCCTACGAGGTCCACCACGAGCTGCAGCGGACGATGAACGAGCTGGTCGGCATCATCCGCAAGGCCGAGGAGGTCACCGAGGCGCTGGAGGCGGTGGAGAAGCTCAAGGAGCGGGCTCAGGGAGTCGGCGCGGCCGGCAGCCGGATCTACAACCCCGGCTGGCACCTCGCGCTCGACCTGCGCAACATGCTCCTGGTCTCCGAGTGCGTGGCCAAGGCGGCCCTGCTCCGCCAGGAGAGCCGCGGCGGTCACACCCGTGACGACTTCCCGGGCATGTCGCCCCAGTGGCGGCGCAGGATCCTGCTCTGCGCCCTGTCTCCGGACGGCTCCGGCGTCACCGTCGAGGAGAAGATCCAGCCCCCCATGCGGGAGGACCTGATCACGCTGTTCGAGCGGGACGAGCTGAAGAAGTACATCACCGAGGAAGAGCTGGCCGACTT